A genomic region of Hirundo rustica isolate bHirRus1 chromosome 12, bHirRus1.pri.v3, whole genome shotgun sequence contains the following coding sequences:
- the OGN gene encoding mimecan — protein METLQAAFFLFVFVPLANPAPPLQQESLQFYEYDTDVSMGSLTQQDYETQSKDIRKGGTNASLDTSLMLQSDDSQLDVPPTKDTNLPTCLLCVCLSGSVYCEEIDIEAVPPLPKETAYLYARFNKIKRIAASDFADITTLRRIDFSGNRIEEIEDGAFSKLLLLEELSLAENRLVKLPVLPPKLTTFNANQNRIKSRGIKANAFKKLTNLAYLYLGHNALESVPLNLPESLRILHLQYNNITTITDDTFCKSNNTRYIRTRMDEIRMEGNPIVLAKHVNAFSCLRMLPVGTYY, from the exons ATGGAGACTTTgcaggctgctttttttttgtttgtgtttgtacCTTTGGCAAATCCAGCACCACCTCTACAGCAAGAATCACTCCAGTTTTATGAGTATGATACAGATGTTTCCATGGGAAGCCTGACACAACAAGATTATGAAACGCAGTCCAAGGATATAAGAAAG GGTGGAACAAATGCTTCTCTTGACACTTCCCTAATGCTGCAAAGTGATGACAGCCAACTCGATGTCCCACCAACAAAGGACACAA ACCTGCCCACGTGTTTGCTGTGCGTGTGCCTGAGCGGCTCCGTGTACTGTGAGGAGATCGACATCGAGGCCGTGCCCCCCCTGCCCAAGGAAACTGCGTATCTCTACGCTCGCTTCAACAAGATCAAAAGGATTGCAGCCTCAGACTTCGCTGACATCA CTACTTTGAGAAGAATTGATTTTAGTGGAAATAGGATCGAAGAAATAGAAGATGGAGCCTTTTCAAAGCTTCTGCTGTTGGAAGAACTTTCTCTTGCTGAAAATCGACTTGTAAAACTTCCTGTTCTACCTCCCAAACTAACAACATTTAAcgcaaaccaaaacagaatcaAAAGCAGAGGTATCAAAGCAAATGCTTTTAAG AAGCTCACAAATTTGGCCTACCTCTACTTAGGACACAACGCACTGGAATCTGTCCCCCTGAACTTACCGGAGAGTCTGCGCATTCTTCACCTTCAG TACAACAACATCACCACCATCACAGATGACACGTTCTGCAAGTCCAACAACACACGCTACATCCGCACGCGGATGGACGAGATCAGGATGGAGGGAAACCCCATCGTCCTGGCCAAGCATGTCAATGCCTTCTCCTGCCTGAGGATGCTGCCCGTGGGAACGTATTACTAG